Part of the Geoanaerobacter pelophilus genome, CCAGGGAGTGTCCCTCTCCGCCAACCTCGTGCTGGTTGCCACTTTGTTGGCCGGGTGTTCGGGGATTCCGGGACTTTTTCTCGGCAGCCGCCCCGGACGTGGCCAGATTGTGGCTGCATGGTTTCTTGTCGCAGCCGGCGTCCTTGGCGTTACCGGCGCAGTAATTCATTTGTTCCGGGAGAGGAGTGAGAGTTTCATCCTCTCCTGGACACTTCCCTTCGGCACCGCCGAACTCTCCATCGATCCCCTTTCAGCAATCTTCCTGATCCCCATATTCCTCGTCGGCGCCTGTTCTGGGTTATATGCAGTCGGTTATTGGCCGGCAAGCCGTCAACGTGGTAGCGAGGCCCGCCTGTCATTTTTTCTCGGTACTCTGGTTGCCTCGATGTCCCTGGTGGTGATGGCCTGCAACGGCGCTTTATTCCTTATTGTCTGGGAATTCATGGCCCTTTCGTCGTTCTTTGCCATGACTGTCTCCGACAGGGACCGCCAGGTAAGGGATGCCGGGCTGGTTTACCTTGTCGCCACCCATTGCGGCACGCTACTGTTGTTCGTCATGTTCGCGCACCTCAAAGTCGTTACCGGTGGTTTCTCCTTACCGGCTGTCGGCTCTCTTGATCCAAACTCCGGATATGCCACCCTGATCTTTCTCGCCGCACTCATCGGCTTCGGGGCCAAAGCAGGGCTTATGCCGTTTCACGTCTGGCTGCCTGCGGCCCATGCCAGTGCTCCCAGCCACATCTCTGCCATGATGTCCGGGGTGATGCTCAAGATGGGGATATACGGGATCGTCAGGGTCTTGTCGTTTTTCTCGGTGCCGCCGATCTGGTGGGGGGTGCTTGTCCTGGTCCTCGGCGTTATTTCCGGCGTTGTCGGCGTCATGTTCGCCCTGGGGCAACACGACATCAAGCGGCTCCTTGCCTACCACAGCATCGAGAATATCGGCATCATCGCCATTGGTATCGGTCTGGCCCTGATCGGGCGCACCATGGGCTCTTCCGATCTGGCACTGCTCGGGATGTCCGGGGCACTGCTCCATACTGTCAATCATGCTACCTTCAAGTCGTTACTCTTCCTTGGCGCAGGGTCGGTTATTCACGCCACCGAAACCCGGGAAATAGACCTCATGGGCGGTTTATCACGGCGCCTCCCCTGGACATCCTTATGTTTTCTGGTCGGGTCGGTGGCAATATGCGGACTGCCGCCGCTGAACGGGTTTGTCAGCGAATTTCTCGTTTACCTGGCCGCCTTTTCCGGGCTGATCGCTACCGAAAGCTGGCTTGCGGCAATTCCGGCGATGGCGGCTCCGGCGCTTGCCTTGATTGGGGCTCTGGCTGTGGCCTGTTTTGTCAAAGTCTTTGGTATTGCCTTTCTTGGCTTACCCCGCAGCATCTCTAAAGAAGACGAGCATGAAGGTGGCTGGCAGATGCTGACGCCGATGGTGCTGCTTGCGTCCATCTGTATTTTTATCGGCGTCTTCCCGTTTCTGATCTCGCCTCTTGTACAGAGTGCAGCCTTTGCCTGGCTCCCGTCTCTTGCTGCCTCTTCAAGCCGCTTGCCGTCTCTGGCGCCTCTGGTCTCGATTGCTGCGGTCAACGGCCTGTTATTGGCCCTGATTCTTGTCTTTTCATATGTGATCCTGAAGAGGGTGGGATCGCTAGGCGTGTCCCCGGGAGTTACCTGGGATTGCGGTTATATCGAGCCGACCCCCAGGATGCAGTACACCTCTTCATCATTTGCAGAGATGCTGACCCGGCTGAATGCCATGTTTTTGCGGCCTGAGTGGCATAGTACGAAGATAAAGGGGTTGTTTCCGGCAGCAGCAAAGTTTTCCAGTCATGTTCCGGAAGTGGTTTTGGAGCAGCTTTACTTGCCGTTCCTCGCTAAGATCCAGTCTTTAATCGCCCCGCTCAGAAGGGTGCAGCATGGGCAGCTTCATCTGTATGTCCTTTATATCCTTGTTACCCTGGTCTCTTTACTGTTCTGGAGTCATTGGTGATTGGAGATGATGGTAACTAACGTATTTATCCATGCCATGCTGGCAATACTACTCCCCCCGCTCCTGATCGGGGTGATCGCACGGACAAAGGCTCTCTGCGCCGGTCGTAGCGGTGCGCCATTACTGCAGCCTTATTACGACATCGCTCGTCTCTGGAACAAGGGCTCGGTCTTCAGCAGTACTACCACTTGGGTATTCCGTGCCGGACCGTTGGTTTCGCTCGCTGTTGTGCTTACGGCAGCCTTGCTCATCCCTTTTGGGGCACCTCAGGCGCCGTTCTCTTTCCGCGGCGACATGCTCCTGTTCCTGTACCTCTTTGCGCTGGCCCGATTTTTCACCATTATAGCGGCCCTTGATACCGGTTCCAGCTTCGAGGGGATGGGTTCTGCCCGTGAGGCTACCTTTGCCTGCCTTGCCGAACCGGCACTGCTCTTTTCTTTCCTTGCCCTGGCAAAGCTCAGCGGCTCATTTTCATTGACCGGGATGCTGGCTCACCGCTCGGTCGTGAACCTGATAAACGATGGCGCACCCCTGTTGATGCTGCTGGGTGGCTTGTATGTGATTATTCTGGCTGAAAACTGCCGGATTCCTTTCGACGACCCCAACACCCACCTGGAATTGACCATGATTCATGAAGTGATGGTGCTGGATCACAGCGGGCCGCTCTTCGGGATCATTCTTTACGGAGCAGCAGTCAAGCTCTTTGTCCTGGGGGCATTGCTCA contains:
- a CDS encoding proton-conducting transporter transmembrane domain-containing protein; the protein is MDQLAQGVSLSANLVLVATLLAGCSGIPGLFLGSRPGRGQIVAAWFLVAAGVLGVTGAVIHLFRERSESFILSWTLPFGTAELSIDPLSAIFLIPIFLVGACSGLYAVGYWPASRQRGSEARLSFFLGTLVASMSLVVMACNGALFLIVWEFMALSSFFAMTVSDRDRQVRDAGLVYLVATHCGTLLLFVMFAHLKVVTGGFSLPAVGSLDPNSGYATLIFLAALIGFGAKAGLMPFHVWLPAAHASAPSHISAMMSGVMLKMGIYGIVRVLSFFSVPPIWWGVLVLVLGVISGVVGVMFALGQHDIKRLLAYHSIENIGIIAIGIGLALIGRTMGSSDLALLGMSGALLHTVNHATFKSLLFLGAGSVIHATETREIDLMGGLSRRLPWTSLCFLVGSVAICGLPPLNGFVSEFLVYLAAFSGLIATESWLAAIPAMAAPALALIGALAVACFVKVFGIAFLGLPRSISKEDEHEGGWQMLTPMVLLASICIFIGVFPFLISPLVQSAAFAWLPSLAASSSRLPSLAPLVSIAAVNGLLLALILVFSYVILKRVGSLGVSPGVTWDCGYIEPTPRMQYTSSSFAEMLTRLNAMFLRPEWHSTKIKGLFPAAAKFSSHVPEVVLEQLYLPFLAKIQSLIAPLRRVQHGQLHLYVLYILVTLVSLLFWSHW
- a CDS encoding respiratory chain complex I subunit 1 family protein, which encodes MVTNVFIHAMLAILLPPLLIGVIARTKALCAGRSGAPLLQPYYDIARLWNKGSVFSSTTTWVFRAGPLVSLAVVLTAALLIPFGAPQAPFSFRGDMLLFLYLFALARFFTIIAALDTGSSFEGMGSAREATFACLAEPALLFSFLALAKLSGSFSLTGMLAHRSVVNLINDGAPLLMLLGGLYVIILAENCRIPFDDPNTHLELTMIHEVMVLDHSGPLFGIILYGAAVKLFVLGALLIHIAFPISSGYQVLDWGVFVCSQLLLAITIGLTESLMARLRLVKIPYLLAVATILTAFGLLLVLR